In a genomic window of Zingiber officinale cultivar Zhangliang chromosome 9B, Zo_v1.1, whole genome shotgun sequence:
- the LOC122025354 gene encoding laccase-4-like isoform X2 codes for MASSLLPLSLSFLIMVSYLMIIAVPSAIVAEQIRHFEFNVQMAKVTRLCRTKSIVTVNKQFPGPELIVREGDRVVVKVTNHVAYNITLHWHGIRQLRSGWADGPAYVTQCPIQTGQSYVYDFTIIGQRGTFFWHAHISWLRATLYGPLIILPKIGVPYPFPEPYKEVPIILGEWWKADTEAVISQALQSGGGPNVSDAYTINGLPGPLYNCSDQDTFKLKVKAGKTYMLRLINAALNDELFFSVADHKITVVDVDGVYVKPFDADVIIITPGQTSNLLLRTKPSYPNAAFLMEARPYSTARRGTYDNTTVAGELVYEYQTAASHKALPLRAPTLPAFKDTSFAAKFARKLRSLATPLFPAKVPRGDAVRRFFFTVGLGTLPCPANATCQGPTNDTMFAAAINNISFVTPATALLQAHYFKRSRGVYTEDFPELPAAPFDYTEAPPNDNTAVKIGTRLAVLPFNTSVEVVIQDTNILGAESHPLHLHGINFFVVGQGSGNFDQDNHPVGFNLVDPVERNTVGVPAGGWVAIRFLADNPGVWLMHCHIETHLTWGLKMGWLVLDGCLPSQKLPPPPSDLPRC; via the exons ATGGCATCCTCTCTTCTTCCGCTCTCTCTTTCCTTCCTAATAATGGTCTCCTACTTAATGATTATCGCTGTTCCAAGTGCCATAGTAGCCGAGCAAATCAGGCACTTCGAGTTCAAT GTGCAAATGGCCAAAGTGACTCGGCTCTGTAGAACCAAGAGCATTGTGACAGTGAACAAGCAATTCCCGGGGCCAGAGCTCATCGTGAGGGAAGGCGATCGAGTTGTTGTCAAAGTCACCAACCATGTCGCGTACAACATCACCCTTCACTG GCATGGTATTCGACAACTAAGGAGTGGGTGGGCCGACGGACCAGCCTATGTGACTCAGTGCCCGATCCAAACCGGGCAAAGCTATGTGTACGACTTCACTATTATAGGACAAAGAGGCACCTTCTTTTGGCACGCCCATATCTCGTGGCTTAGGGCTACCCTCTATGGCCCTCTTATCATTCTCCCAAAGATTGGGGTGCCCTATCCTTTCCCCGAACCCTATAAGGAAGTCCCTATCATCTTGG GGGAGTGGTGGAAGGCTGACACAGAGGCCGTCATTAGCCAAGCTCTTCAAAGTGGAGGAGGGCCTAATGTTTCGGATGCCTATACTATTAATGGCCTACCTGGTCCCCTGTACAATTGCTCAGATCAAG ATACGTTCAAGTTGAAGGTGAAGGCAGGGAAGACGTACATGCTCCGCCTCATCAACGCCGCACTCAACGACGAGCTCTTCTTCAGCGTCGCCGACCACAAAATCACCGTCGTCGATGTCGACGGCGTCTATGTCAAGCCCTTCGACGCCGACGTCATCATCATCACGCCCGGCCAAACGAGCAACCTCCTACTCCGCACCAAGCCGAGCTATCCCAACGCCGCCTTCCTCATGGAGGCCAGGCCTTACTCCACCGCCCGCCGAGGCACATACGACAACACCACCGTCGCCGGCGAGCTCGTGTACGAGTACCAAACCGCCGCCTCCCACAAGGCCCTCCCCCTCCGGGCGCCGACGCTGCCGGCGTTCAAAGACACCTCCTTCGCCGCGAAGTTCGCCAGGAAGCTGCGCAGCCTGGCGACTCCCCTGTTCCCGGCGAAGGTCCCCCGCGGCGACGCCGTCAGGCGATTCTTCTTCACGGTGGGGCTGGGGACCCTCCCCTGCCCTGCGAACGCCACGTGCCAGGGGCCCACCAACGACACCATGTTCGCGGCGGCGATCAACAACATCTCGTTCGTGACGCCGGCGACTGCCCTGCTTCAGGCGCACTACTTCAAGCGGTCGAGGGGGGTCTACACGGAGGACTTCCCCGAGTTACCGGCGGCGCCGTTCGACTACACCGAGGCGCCGCCGAACGACAACACGGCCGTAAAAATCGGGACGAGGCTGGCGGTGCTGCCGTTCAACACCAGCGTGGAGGTGGTGATTCAGGACACGAACATTCTCGGGGCGGAGAGCCATCCGCTGCACCTCCATGGAATCAACTTCTTCGTTGTCGGGCAGGGCTCCGGAAACTTCGACCAGGACAACCATCCGGTTGGCTTCAACTTGGTGGATCCGGTTGAGAGGAACACCGTCGGCGTGCCGGCCGGCGGTTGGGTGGCCATTCGATTTTTAGCCGACAACCCAG
- the LOC122025354 gene encoding laccase-4-like isoform X1, producing the protein MASSLLPLSLSFLIMVSYLMIIAVPSAIVAEQIRHFEFNVQMAKVTRLCRTKSIVTVNKQFPGPELIVREGDRVVVKVTNHVAYNITLHWHGIRQLRSGWADGPAYVTQCPIQTGQSYVYDFTIIGQRGTFFWHAHISWLRATLYGPLIILPKIGVPYPFPEPYKEVPIILGEWWKADTEAVISQALQSGGGPNVSDAYTINGLPGPLYNCSDQDTFKLKVKAGKTYMLRLINAALNDELFFSVADHKITVVDVDGVYVKPFDADVIIITPGQTSNLLLRTKPSYPNAAFLMEARPYSTARRGTYDNTTVAGELVYEYQTAASHKALPLRAPTLPAFKDTSFAAKFARKLRSLATPLFPAKVPRGDAVRRFFFTVGLGTLPCPANATCQGPTNDTMFAAAINNISFVTPATALLQAHYFKRSRGVYTEDFPELPAAPFDYTEAPPNDNTAVKIGTRLAVLPFNTSVEVVIQDTNILGAESHPLHLHGINFFVVGQGSGNFDQDNHPVGFNLVDPVERNTVGVPAGGWVAIRFLADNPGMWLMHCHIETHLTWGLKMVWLVLDGSLPSQKLPPPPSDLPRC; encoded by the exons ATGGCATCCTCTCTTCTTCCGCTCTCTCTTTCCTTCCTAATAATGGTCTCCTACTTAATGATTATCGCTGTTCCAAGTGCCATAGTAGCCGAGCAAATCAGGCACTTCGAGTTCAAT GTGCAAATGGCCAAAGTGACTCGGCTCTGTAGAACCAAGAGCATTGTGACAGTGAACAAGCAATTCCCGGGGCCAGAGCTCATCGTGAGGGAAGGCGATCGAGTTGTTGTCAAAGTCACCAACCATGTCGCGTACAACATCACCCTTCACTG GCATGGTATTCGACAACTAAGGAGTGGGTGGGCCGACGGACCAGCCTATGTGACTCAGTGCCCGATCCAAACCGGGCAAAGCTATGTGTACGACTTCACTATTATAGGACAAAGAGGCACCTTCTTTTGGCACGCCCATATCTCGTGGCTTAGGGCTACCCTCTATGGCCCTCTTATCATTCTCCCAAAGATTGGGGTGCCCTATCCTTTCCCCGAACCCTATAAGGAAGTCCCTATCATCTTGG GGGAGTGGTGGAAGGCTGACACAGAGGCCGTCATTAGCCAAGCTCTTCAAAGTGGAGGAGGGCCTAATGTTTCGGATGCCTATACTATTAATGGCCTACCTGGTCCCCTGTACAATTGCTCAGATCAAG ATACGTTCAAGTTGAAGGTGAAGGCAGGGAAGACGTACATGCTCCGCCTCATCAACGCCGCACTCAACGACGAGCTCTTCTTCAGCGTCGCCGACCACAAAATCACCGTCGTCGATGTCGACGGCGTCTATGTCAAGCCCTTCGACGCCGACGTCATCATCATCACGCCCGGCCAAACGAGCAACCTCCTACTCCGCACCAAGCCGAGCTATCCCAACGCCGCCTTCCTCATGGAGGCCAGGCCTTACTCCACCGCCCGCCGAGGCACATACGACAACACCACCGTCGCCGGCGAGCTCGTGTACGAGTACCAAACCGCCGCCTCCCACAAGGCCCTCCCCCTCCGGGCGCCGACGCTGCCGGCGTTCAAAGACACCTCCTTCGCCGCGAAGTTCGCCAGGAAGCTGCGCAGCCTGGCGACTCCCCTGTTCCCGGCGAAGGTCCCCCGCGGCGACGCCGTCAGGCGATTCTTCTTCACGGTGGGGCTGGGGACCCTCCCCTGCCCTGCGAACGCCACGTGCCAGGGGCCCACCAACGACACCATGTTCGCGGCGGCGATCAACAACATCTCGTTCGTGACGCCGGCGACTGCCCTGCTTCAGGCGCACTACTTCAAGCGGTCGAGGGGGGTCTACACGGAGGACTTCCCCGAGTTACCGGCGGCGCCGTTCGACTACACCGAGGCGCCGCCGAACGACAACACGGCCGTAAAAATCGGGACGAGGCTGGCGGTGCTGCCGTTCAACACCAGCGTGGAGGTGGTGATTCAGGACACGAACATTCTCGGGGCGGAGAGCCATCCGCTGCACCTCCATGGAATCAACTTCTTCGTTGTCGGGCAGGGCTCCGGAAACTTCGACCAGGACAACCATCCGGTTGGCTTCAACTTGGTGGATCCGGTTGAGAGGAACACCGTCGGCGTGCCGGCCGGCGGTTGGGTGGCCATTCGATTTTTAGCCGACAACCCAG GAATGTGGCTCATGCATTGTCACATAGAGACCCATTTGACTTGGGGTTTGAAGATGGTTTGGTTGGTACTCGATGGGAGCCTTCCGAGCCAAAAGTTGCCTCCTCCGCCGTCAGATCTCCCGAGATGTTGA